The DNA segment TGAGATACTTCAAATATACTGTTCAAACCATCAAGAGTATAAACCCAAGCAAAAATCGCATACACAAAGACAGAACAGACAAGAAGGAAAGGAGGAGAGACCGACTCTGATGCTGATGGAGCCATCGAAGCCGGTCTCTGCAGTACGTCAGATACTTGCTCGCGATGGCTAGGGTTTCTAAAACTTAGACTAGCCTTTCttctttgtttgtgttttcttaAACCCAATGATTAAATtagttcttttctttttgttgattagattttgttttgtcaacattcattttatttcattactaggtgttttgcccgcacatgcgggcCTAATTTTTTGTGAacatttattagtttatgttttattaattcaaaacccaaaatgataaatttttattgatattttttaaaaaattaaataaaacatcaaattatttatatataacaaatttttttatttatacaaatgttttttttattaatatttaattataaataatttcatatcttaattttcaatttttataatagaaaaatattatttcaagataacaatacaatatataagataacaacacaatataataagaatgatcttattataatatatacagaaattatctttttatatgataattttttatttatatttttttaaaattaaataaaacatcaaattatttatatatgacaaatatttttatttatacaaatgctttttattaatatttaattataaataatttcatatcttaattttcaatttttataatagaaaaatattatttcaagataacaatacaatatataagataacaacacaatataataagaattatcttattataatatatacataaattatctttttatttttaaatatatttttagattttggataattcttagcTTTAATcacttatattattaaaaaatcaaattcgtttttattttttattaatttatatagattttgttttgtcaacattcattttatttcattataGCCTTTAAGGCTTAGAAATACAAGTGGAAAGTCAAACCCATTACACAAATTAATTAAACCCACATAAAACCCAAACATAAAGATAGATATATGCATTGAACAACATGTGTCCCTACGTGGTCTTCGACGTGTCCTTAAATGGGGAAGGGTTTGGATCCTTGCCGGAACAAGGACTTGGATCCTTGCCGGAACAAAGACCGACTAGACATCGCCGGAACAAAGGCCACTTAAACTCTAGAGATTTGTTAAGAGACAATCATAGAGCTAGAGATCCATCCCTAATTTAATTCCACTTACGTGCTTTTTTTTTCCCTAAAATGTCTATGTCTTCATCGAAAGTTTCATTCTTTTCGCCAGATGTGTAAccgcaaaaaaaattgaaatgattCGTTATTAGTCTTTGTTGAAAACACTTGCATATAACAAGCTTCTACTCTTTTTAAACTGAAACAAATCGTTAAGAAAAACTTGGAAAACTCAATCTTCATCTTGTAAGAACACTTTGCTTAGATAATATAATAGCAAAGGTTGATATCATTGGAGGATAACCTACGAGAAGAAGAACTCCAAAGAAAACAGTCAggataaatcaatttttgtgAGGGAAGAAGCTCGGCCAAATGCGATCATCAagatcataattttatttatccaaTCAATCcaagaaaataaataagaaactgAAGATTTGCTCAGAAATTGATTGAAATACCACATCAAAAATTGCCTAAGCAAAGAGACAATCGCCTAACGCGAAGACAAGATCGATCTAAGATCGAAATATAAacatcaaaaaacaaaattatcttTATCTCCTTCTGCTTTTAAAAACTGATTTTCAAAATGTTTTactcatattaaaaaaatacaattaaatttataatctattgtattatatatgttttaataattattaaacaataatatttaataaattcaaatattccatttaatatttttaaaatatataatttatctatATCGATATATAAAGtgaccaaaattttaaaaattaatatttgtaaaacaaaaaaatgtctaGTAAATATACTTTTTGGAAACTATACTTCCTAATTCATGtagatatataatttaattttttgttggCCCTCTTTTTatgcttcttctctcttctaAAATCTAAAAGTTTCATCGCCCTCATTGGTCAGCTCTGGTGGCTTAGACAACATAGGAGCAGATCCTTTCGTTCTATGCTTGTAAttagtttttgtaatttttccttcttcatcttttctctgCATCATACTGATttaaagttttttgtttttttttcagagctGGGTTTATCAATCGATTTACTTTCAGATGGTGTCGATCTTGTCTAGTCAGCTGCAGGGTTTATGTTTTATCTATCTTGCACATCTGTTGCTTGGTCTATGATTCAGAGTAGTTGTGCCATGCCAGTACTTGGTTAATTCTAGGCCTGTTCTTTACTTGTCTCTACTTCAATAACGGTGATAGCGTTGTCTTAGTATTGGCGTGGTAGTGTGTTGTGAGCAGAAAAAGTCTAACATCATGTAGAAGAAATTGGTTTCCTGACATTTCTCCATCTCCAGTTTGGAAGGAGCCATGCTCTCAGTCTTTTAATAAGTGATCCTCCCAATTTATTTTCATCCTCTCTTGTTTCTAGTCCTCAGTTCTTGGCATCGTTCCCTCTCTTTTGTGCTCTCAATGCATGATTGCCAGCTGATCAAAGATTTGTGATTTCTTTCTATTATCTTCATCAAGTAGTGTTTATGGCTTTTATTTGAAGATCTTTAGCTatcgttttagtttttggtttagtCCTAGTCTCTTTTGTTTGGGAGTACGTTTTCCTTTTTTGGGCTATGTTTCCAGAGATTTCACTGTGTTCATGTACGTGGCTTTTGTATCTTTGTTTTTCTCCTGTTATCAATTAAATTGAGATGACCAAAGCAAAACCTAATTTAAACTTAAGATAATAAAGATCACTTCGAGTATTTACTATATTGACCAAAAGGTCCCATTAATGtcttaatcttctaaaatatcatTGGTTATTTGAGTTCAACATTTTCCACTCAGGAAATTAAATGTTCTTTAGGAAATTACATACCTTCGTTGTTAGAGAGTTTAGTCACTACCTGTAACATTTATTGGGCGAGACTGAAACCATAGGCAATGATGATGAGCCACACAACGAGTGTAGAAAGTAATTGGCTCTCTAccaacaaaacaagaaaatagCTACCACGAGAAAAGTTTTTCGTCAATACTTTGACTTCTTTTTCCATCTGACGACGGCGAGTGTGATTTACCCTCCAGTTGAGCGCGTGACAATTTGAAGAGAGTAGAACATAAAAAAGACTAATAAAGAGTCAATAGAGCCCACGGAAACATTTTCTCTTACCGAACCAAAACacaatcctctctctctcttctctaatCTTCCTCTCTATCATCTCTTCAATGGAGAGATACAAAGATGCTTCAATGAATCTGATTCCATCTCCTCGAtgccacaacaacaacaacagctgCAGTATGAGCAGCAGCACTGAGAGCAACAACAAACCACCCACAACTCCGACCCGACAGGTAACCACTAGATCCGAATCCGGAAACCCATACCCAACCACTTTCGTCCAAGCCGACACTTCTTCCTTCAAACAAGTCGTCCAGATGCTAACCGGATCCTCCGACAGACCCAAACAACACAACACCTCCTCTCTCAAGCCCAACCCGACCCATCAACCCGACCCGAGATCCTCTCCTTCCCAATTCTCAATCCCTCCAATCAAAGCCGTAAACAAGAAAcagtcttcctcctcctcctcagggTTCCGTCTCTACGAGCGCCGTAACTCGATGAAGAATCTCAAAATCAACCCGCTAAACCCGGTTTTCAACCCGGTTAACTCAGCCTTCTCGCCCCGGAAACCCGAGATCCTCTCTCCAAGCATCCTCGATTTCCCGTCTCTCGTTTTGAGCCCCGTCACTCCTCTTATACCCGACCCGTTTAATCGATCCGGGTCATCGAGTCAGAGCCCCGACGAGGCCGAGGAGAAGGCTATGAAAGAGAGAGGCTTTTATTTGCATCCGTCTCCGGCGACAACTCCGATGGACTCAGAGcctcgtcttcttcctctgtttccgGTGACTTCTCCTCGGGTCTCAGGTTCTTCCACAGATTCTAGTTCTTGAATCAATGAAACcaactctaattttttttctaaaaagaatATCATTTCctttgtgatttttaaattatatattataatgggAATTGAAATGAATCCTGATGAGACTTGTGTTATATATGAGAGATGATTGTAATGCTCAGATGAGATGTTTGCCGAAGCCAACTGCGATTTGAAATTGTATTAATCTCTATAAAGGTGTTTATTGGTTTCATTGCTCATATTTGACTAGTTTCAgatcatttttgtttagtttagtCTCCATAATTACAAATTTACAGTTACTGAAAAATAACGATTAAGAGATTTGAATGAGTAGAATATGAAAACTAGATTAGTTGTGGAATTTGTTTCTGTTCTAAAGATTCTAGTGATTTTTTGTTCACTGTCAATCCTGAAGTTCTACTGAGTTAATGGGGTGTAAGTTTTAATTTATGGAATGAAGTAGTagtttgatataaaaaaataggATACACAACTTGTTGCATTCTcccaaaatttgtttttagtaCACAAGTGAAGAAGAGATTGGTCTGATAGAGAAACCAGATTGGTCCAGCTTTCTTTTGCTAAAggatttgatgatgaaataACCATAGTAACAATGGAAAaggagtttaaaaaaataaaataaaagtttaatttttaaatttttttctcccTTCTTTACGCCTTagaaaaagtgaaaacaaattgaaaaagcaaagtgttcagaaaaaaaaatgaaaaacgaaTAAAAGAGTAAATTGGATAGAAAGAGTGGGGCTTAGCTGTCTAAAAAAGAGGATATTAAATTAGGGAGTAAGGAATCTTTTGACtatcttttttcttctcctttgttttcttttatttcattttcataaTGTGATTGGGTTTTGTGATATGTAAGACCCCATTTTACCTATATTGTCAGCCTAATGATAACAATTATAGATGTTTCCAACCGTCTTATACGATAATTACTGGCTTCTGTATATAGTCTGTTTACAGTTTGAAACACTAAAGTACAAATTACTTTTGGTCATTGTTTGGAGATAATATCTTGGGTCAAAAAGTCATAGTTAAAagtcattttcaaatataattgaAAGTGGACTAAGGCATATGGATCGAGAGGTAATGGGCATATTTGCAAAATGCCCCATCTAATTATTTTAACTGATATTTTAATTCTGCCTTGAATATTTCTTGGTCAAAGGTTTTGGtttagaaaagaagaaaaagaataagGCTTGTTAGAAACTTTCAAATTTAGGTGTTTTAATTGGTAGCACAAAAGGGACGTGGTCTACCGTAGCAATTAATTAGTTAATAGTTTCATTAAATGGTCTTTAGaccaaattaaattaaacttgaCTCGATCTCTTAGCATGTGGTGGACCGTATCTATCTCTTTCCTTTGAAAATTCTCATGTGAAGAGAGTTGATGATGAGGGCCCTACTTCCACTATTAGTGGTGCCACTGAGAGCGATTGCGGTTGACCCATTTACAAATTTTCTTTCCtttataagaaataaaagtatttctcttttttttttcacgtcgcactatattttaataaaaaacaattttgttcGATATTCTATTGTTAATCTTACTCAGTAGaatctttttttgttaactCTCACTAGAATCTAATCCTTTTTTGTGCGATGATATATCAAGATTTAGATGCCaagtgtttctttttttatatgtagaaATAATAATTCGAATTGGTAGATTCTAAACAACAACAGAAGGAGAGGAAACACCTTGTACACTGTGTAAAATCTAATTTACTAGTTATCAAAAAGTTAATCATTTTGTGGGTTTGAAATAAAGCAAAGCAATAAAAGTCAAAAAGTAATGGAGATGTGGTGCGAATAGCAATAATGTTTCAAAGTTaggttctcttttttttttaattgatttaatgaCTTTGGAAAAAGACCATACAGTGCTGAATGAAGTAGTAGTGCAGGTGGGTTTTGACGTCTTGTAACCATGAATGAACCTACACATTTCCTCAGacaaacaaacagaaaatacaGCAAGAAAATTAGCCAGAACACAGGATGGGCCTAATATCAGACATTGTCAAGGGCTCTCTATAAGTTTGTTTATATGCAACTAATTAAATTTATGCAATTCAAAAACCAATTCGTATGGGTAAAAAGTTATAAACGCGGTAAGTGCGGTTAGTTCTGGATCTTTTAAAGATGCTTTCATTTTTGTAAGCCTTGCGTTTTTCAATTCAAAGTTAATGGCTGATAAAAATAGTTGGAGTGCTTTATCCTCCCTcattttcaataatattttaacccTACGTTCTTTGAAATACCATGTAAGTGAATAATAAGTACTAATGCTATCCAAAAtaaagttttgaagttttgattgGGTTTGATATGAATATGATTTAAGATATTACATTAAACCTCATTAATATTTGAAGGTGCAGATTTGTTTGGGCTTTAACTTGGGTTTTCTTCTATCCCAAATCAACTTTCATTTGAGATCCCAATTAAACCccaacatttttttcatttgattgTCACGTTACTGTGACAAAAATTCCTGTTCTGATATGAAATTATAGAAGCAATTAATTCTGTGAAAGTTCTAGATTTTCATAACTACTTTCATGATTTCGGTTAAATGATTGAAAGTTTTACatcaataatatgtaaacagaTGTGACTACTCCTGTTGATTTTAGGTTGGAAAGCTTATGAAAAATCTGgatttaacaattttaaaatttcatgtgGATTGATCCAAAAATCTTACTCTCGATTAGGAAATTTAGGCATAAACCCCTGTATTATTATCCAGGTCTGAAAACACGATGTGCAAGCGATTACACAGCA comes from the Brassica napus cultivar Da-Ae chromosome A7, Da-Ae, whole genome shotgun sequence genome and includes:
- the LOC106358055 gene encoding VQ motif-containing protein 4 encodes the protein MERYKDASMNLIPSPRCHNNNNSCSMSSSTESNNKPPTTPTRQVTTRSESGNPYPTTFVQADTSSFKQVVQMLTGSSDRPKQHNTSSLKPNPTHQPDPRSSPSQFSIPPIKAVNKKQSSSSSSGFRLYERRNSMKNLKINPLNPVFNPVNSAFSPRKPEILSPSILDFPSLVLSPVTPLIPDPFNRSGSSSQSPDEAEEKAMKERGFYLHPSPATTPMDSEPRLLPLFPVTSPRVSGSSTDSSS